A section of the Bryobacteraceae bacterium genome encodes:
- a CDS encoding 2-dehydro-3-deoxygluconokinase, with the protein MKYGLNIPSAGALDFLSLGALVHRLDPGIVPFRKATECQIHVSGGEYNCAANLADCFGLKTGIVTAMVDYPIGDLIAERVRAMGVRAFYKRFKHNGVNGPNMATVYSDRGFGVRPPVVFYNRSNEAAAQLKPGDFDWKAIFGEGVRWFHSGGIFASLSETTGELIIEAMQAAKAAGAVTSFDLNYRAKLWGIWGGQEKAVSVLDRIVRHVDVLVGNEEDLQLGLGIPGPEVSAKSKLDPSAFIAMIGDVVKRYPNVKIVATTLREVHSTNHHSWSAVAWINGETFQAPTAELPIYDRVGGGDGFASGFFYGLLAGEEPMEAVKLGWAHGALLTTFPGDTTMATLEQVRAFAKGGSARIQR; encoded by the coding sequence ATGAAATACGGATTGAACATCCCTTCCGCCGGCGCTCTGGATTTCCTCAGCCTCGGCGCGCTGGTGCACCGTCTGGACCCTGGCATCGTCCCGTTCCGCAAGGCGACGGAGTGCCAGATCCACGTCTCCGGAGGCGAATACAATTGCGCGGCCAACCTGGCTGACTGCTTCGGCCTGAAGACGGGCATCGTCACGGCCATGGTGGACTACCCGATCGGCGACCTGATCGCCGAGCGGGTGCGCGCGATGGGCGTTCGCGCCTTTTACAAACGCTTCAAGCACAATGGCGTGAACGGCCCGAACATGGCCACGGTGTATTCGGACCGCGGGTTTGGCGTGCGGCCGCCGGTGGTGTTCTACAACCGTTCCAACGAGGCGGCGGCGCAGCTCAAGCCGGGCGACTTCGACTGGAAGGCGATCTTCGGCGAAGGCGTGCGCTGGTTCCATTCCGGCGGCATTTTTGCATCGCTTTCGGAGACCACCGGCGAGCTGATCATCGAAGCGATGCAGGCGGCCAAGGCAGCGGGCGCGGTGACCTCGTTCGACCTGAACTACCGCGCCAAGCTGTGGGGCATCTGGGGCGGGCAGGAAAAAGCGGTCAGCGTGCTCGACCGCATCGTCCGTCATGTGGACGTGCTGGTGGGCAACGAGGAGGACCTCCAGCTCGGACTTGGAATTCCGGGACCGGAGGTCAGCGCCAAATCGAAGCTGGATCCGTCGGCCTTCATCGCGATGATCGGCGACGTGGTGAAGAGGTATCCGAACGTGAAGATCGTCGCCACGACGCTGCGCGAAGTGCATTCGACGAATCATCACAGCTGGAGCGCAGTGGCGTGGATCAACGGGGAGACGTTCCAGGCGCCGACGGCCGAGCTGCCCATCTACGACCGCGTGGGCGGCGGCGACGGCTTCGCTTCCGGATTCTTCTACGGCCTGCTTGCCGGCGAAGAGCCGATGGAAGCGGTGAAGCTTGGCTGGGCCCATGGCGCGCTGCTGACCACCTTCCCCGGCGACACGACGATGGCAACGCTTGAACAGGTGCGCGCCTTCGCCAAAGGCGGCTCGGCGCGCATTCAGAGGTAG
- the gndA gene encoding 6-phosphogluconate dehydrogenase, NADP(+)-dependent, decarboxylating has product MPDQLSDIGLVGLAVMGQNLALNIADHGFRVSVYNRTTATMEKFIAENPNTPGGLAGFADLKDFVGSLKRPRRIIIMVKAGAPTDAVIEQLVPLLEPGDILIDGGNANWNDTIRRERELKAKGIRFIGSGVSGGEEGARFGPSLMPGGDYEAYKEIEPIWTAIAAKVDPETGKPLTGARPGQPVVGGVPCCTYIGPNGAGHYVKMCHNGIEYGDMQMIAEAYWLMTQYLGMTAPECSEVFAEWNQGVLDSFLIQITADILQQKDPYTGGYLVDYILDTAGQKGTGKWTSVNALDMGVPANTIAESVFARFMSALKEERVAASKVLAGPPAKKYEGDRKEFLQAIHDALYSSKICSYAQGFQLMREAQKEYNWTLKFGEIAMIWRGGCIIRARFLQKIKEAFDRDPQLPNLLLDPYFKSEIDRCQANWRRVVAEAALRGVPIPAFSSALAYYDGYRSERLPANLIQGQRDYFGAHTFERTDRPRGKFFHIDWPEPGRPILEV; this is encoded by the coding sequence ATGCCAGATCAACTCTCTGATATCGGACTCGTCGGCCTGGCCGTCATGGGCCAGAACCTCGCCCTGAACATTGCGGATCACGGCTTCCGCGTCTCGGTGTACAACCGGACCACGGCGACGATGGAAAAGTTCATCGCCGAAAACCCGAACACGCCCGGCGGGCTGGCCGGATTCGCCGACCTGAAGGACTTCGTGGGCAGCCTGAAGCGCCCGCGCAGGATCATCATCATGGTGAAGGCGGGCGCGCCCACCGATGCCGTCATCGAACAGCTTGTGCCGCTGCTCGAGCCGGGCGACATCCTGATCGATGGCGGCAACGCCAACTGGAACGACACCATCCGCCGCGAACGCGAGCTGAAAGCCAAAGGCATCCGCTTCATCGGCTCCGGCGTGAGCGGCGGCGAAGAGGGCGCGCGCTTCGGCCCCTCGCTGATGCCGGGCGGCGACTACGAGGCCTACAAGGAGATCGAGCCGATCTGGACGGCCATCGCCGCCAAGGTGGATCCCGAGACAGGCAAGCCCCTCACCGGCGCCAGGCCGGGCCAGCCCGTCGTGGGCGGCGTTCCGTGCTGCACCTACATCGGGCCCAACGGCGCCGGCCATTACGTGAAGATGTGCCACAACGGCATCGAATACGGCGACATGCAGATGATCGCCGAGGCGTACTGGCTGATGACGCAGTACCTTGGCATGACCGCGCCCGAGTGCAGCGAGGTCTTCGCCGAATGGAACCAGGGGGTGCTCGACAGCTTCCTGATTCAGATCACGGCCGACATCCTCCAGCAGAAGGATCCCTACACGGGCGGGTATCTGGTGGACTATATCCTCGACACGGCCGGCCAGAAGGGCACGGGCAAGTGGACGTCGGTGAATGCGCTGGACATGGGCGTGCCGGCCAACACGATCGCCGAAAGCGTGTTCGCGCGGTTCATGTCAGCGCTGAAAGAGGAGCGCGTGGCAGCCTCGAAGGTGCTCGCCGGGCCGCCCGCGAAGAAGTACGAGGGCGACCGCAAGGAGTTTCTCCAGGCGATCCATGACGCGCTGTATTCGTCGAAGATCTGCTCCTACGCGCAGGGCTTCCAGTTGATGCGCGAAGCGCAGAAGGAGTACAACTGGACGCTCAAGTTCGGCGAGATCGCGATGATCTGGCGCGGCGGATGCATCATCCGCGCCCGCTTCCTCCAGAAGATCAAGGAAGCGTTTGACCGCGACCCGCAACTGCCGAACCTGCTGCTGGACCCGTACTTCAAGAGCGAAATCGACCGCTGCCAGGCCAACTGGCGGCGCGTAGTGGCCGAGGCGGCGCTACGAGGGGTGCCCATTCCGGCGTTCTCCTCGGCGCTGGCCTATTACGACGGCTATCGCTCCGAACGGTTGCCGGCAAACCTGATCCAGGGCCAGCGCGACTACTTCGGCGCGCACACCTTCGAGCGCACGGACCGGCCGCGCGGCAAGTTCTTCCACATCGACTGGCCCGAGCCTGGCCGGCCGATTCTGGAAGTCTGA